A single Buteo buteo chromosome 17, bButBut1.hap1.1, whole genome shotgun sequence DNA region contains:
- the ZBTB39 gene encoding zinc finger and BTB domain-containing protein 39 produces the protein MGMRIKLHSTNHPNNLLKELNKCRLSETMCDVTILVGTRSFAAHKAVLACAAGYFQNLFLNTGLDAARTYVVDFITPANFEKILSFVYTSELFTDLINVGVIYEVAERLGMEDLLKACHSTFPDLESSAITKQPSLSMSEGRSGPLSSTSSEQSHSLGEIRSGGEHFGPERNYILHGEVAGSYKEDDRNTVSEAIQTLPLMHPQQPPKTEQESDQGQFAPAASMATQPSLGGVNIVAQTTASSCQQYKVQSNGDYGKGGFFTADPSVDISTGSNSCPSNSDHSKEQGFGQMDELQLEDLGEDELHFEDASEELGPSEEVIELSDDSEEELAFENDSRDSKAMPCQVCKKVLEPNIQLIRQHARDHVDLLTGNCKVCETHFQDRNSRVTHVLSHIGIFLFSCDMCETKFFTQWQLTLHRREGVFDNNIIVHPSDPLPGKITMFGGGPGSELACAACGKPLAKDFHTVRNHILDHVNLKSQTCGVCDQRHLSLCSLMWHTLSHLGISVFSCSVCANSFVDRHLLEKHLAVHQNMEEALFRCHFCGQSFKLEAAYRYHVSQHKCGGSLDIRPSFRDRLQHQGLQKRKLPDEFLSEDLALQNQPGNSKYSCKVCGKRFAHTSEFNYHRRIHTGEKPYQCKVCHKFFRGRSTIKCHLRTHSGALMYRCTVCGHYSSTLNLMSKHIGVHKGSLPPDFTIEQTFMYIIHSKDAEKNTDS, from the coding sequence ATGGGCATGAGGATCAAGTTGCACAGCACCAATCACCCCAACAACCTGCTGAAGGAACTCAACAAGTGCAGGCTCTCCGAGACCATGTGCGACGTCACCATTTTGGTGGGCACCCGCTCATTTGCTGCACATAAGGCTGTTCTGGCCTGTGCTGCAGGCTACTTCCAGAACCTCTTTCTGAACACGGGGCTGGATGCTGCTAGGACCTATGTAGTGGATTTCATCACGCCGGCCAACTTTGAGAAGATCCTTAGCTTTGTGTACACTTCGGAGCTCTTCACAGACCTGATCAATGTCGGCGTCATTTATGAGGTGGCAGAGCGGCTGGGCATGGAAGATCTGCTGAAGGCCTGCCATTCAACCTTCCCTGACTTGGAGAGCTCAGCCATCACAAAGCAACCCTCCCTGTCCATGAGTGAAGGCCGGTCAGGTCCTCTGAGCAGCACCTCCTCGGAGCAGAGCCATTCTTTGGGTGAAATCCGGAGTGGCGGGGAACATTTTGGCCCTGAACGGAATTACATCTTGCATGGGGAAGTGGCAGGCAGCTACAAAGAGGATGACAGGAATACCGTGAGTGAAGCCATCCAGACTCTTCCCCTGATGCATCCGCAGCAGCCTCCCAAGACAGAACAGGAATCGGATCAAGGGCAGTTCGCTCCTGCCGCAAGTATGGCgacccagcccagcctgggcgGTGTGAACATCGTTGCTCAAACCACCGCAAGCTCCTGCCAGCAGTACAAGGTCCAGAGCAATGGTGACTATGGCAAGGGTGGCTTCTTTACAGCTGATCCTTCCGTGGACATCTCCACGGGGAGTAACTCCTGTCCCAGCAACAGTGACCACTCCAAAGAGCAAGGTTTTGGGCAGATGGATGAGCTTCAGCTGGAGGATTTGGGCGAGGACGAACTGCATTTCGAAGATGCCAGTGAAGAACTGGGCCCATCAGAAGAAGTTATTGAGCTGAGTGATGACAGTGAAGAAGAGCTGGCCTTTGAGAACGACAGCCGGGATAGCAAGGCAATGCCCTGCCAGGTGTGCAAGAAGGTCCTGGAGCCCAACATCCAGCTGATCCGCCAGCACGCGAGAGATCACGTTGATCTGCTCACCGGGAACTGCAAAGTCTGTGAAACCCACTTCCAGGACCGGAACTCCAGGGTCACTCATGTTTTGTCCCACATCGGCATCTTTCTATTCTCTTGCGACATGTGCGAGACCAAGTTCTTCACCCAGTGGCAGCTGACCCTCCACCGACGAGAAGGGGTCTTTGACAACAACATCATCGTCCACCCCAGTGACCCGCTGCCGGGGAAGATCACCATGTTTGGGGGAGGGCCTGGCTCAGAGCTGGCGTGCGCTGCCTGTGGGAAGCCTTTGGCCAAAGATTTCCACACCGTCCGCAACCATATCCTGGACCACGTGAACTTGAAAAGCCAGACGTGCGGCGTGTGTGACCAGAGGCACCTCAGTCTCTGCAGCCTGATGTGGCACACCCTGTCTCACTTGGGGATCTCAGTCTTCTCCTGCTCTGTTTGTGCCAACAGCTTTGTGGATCGGCACCTCCTGGAGAAGCACTTGGCCGTTCACCAGAACATGGAGGAGGCTCTCTTCCGCTGCCACTTCTGTGGCCAGAGCTTCAAGCTGGAAGCAGCGTATCGTTACCACGTCAGCCAGCACAAGTGCGGGGGCAGCCTGGACATCCGACCCAGCTTTCGAGACCGTCTCCAGCATCAGGGCCTGCAGAAGAGGAAGCTGCCGGACGAGTTCCTGAGTGAAGACTTGGCgctgcaaaaccagccaggCAACAGCAAGTACAGCTGCAAGGTCTGCGGGAAGCGGTTTGCTCACACCAGTGAATTCAACTATCACAGAAGGATCCACACTGGAGAAAAGCCCTACCAGTGCAAGGTGTGCCACAAGTTCTTCCGCGGCCGCTCCACCATTAAGTGCCACCTGCGGACCCACTCGGGAGCCCTCATGTACCGCTGTACTGTGTGTGGGCATTACAGCTCCACGCTCAACCTCATGAGCAAGCACATAGGTGTGCACAAAGGCAGCCTCCCCCCAGACTTCACCATCGAACAGACTTTCATGTATATCATCCATTCCAAAGATGCGGAGAAAAACACGGACAGCTGA
- the TAC3 gene encoding tachykinin-3, translated as MRSRPALVTLLVLALPLALARRPPAAPPGPAPPAQGMPGPEPLPWRARGSPGAAYAAVLQLLREEDAGPPAAPQKRDMHDFFVGLMGKRAAEAGRPAGRGSGGPSDRCSPGPPAAGGAPPRAA; from the exons ATGAGGAGCCGCCCGGCGCTGGTGACGCTGCTCGTCCTGGCGCTGCCGCTCGCcctcgcccgccgcccccccgccgccccgccgggccccgcgccccccgcaCAG GGGATGCCCGGCCCGGAGCCGCTGCCCTGGAGAGCccgcggcagccccggggccgccTACGCCGccgtgctgcagctgctgcggGAGGAGGACGCCG GTCCCCCCGCGGCTCCGCAGAAGC GGGACATGCACGACTTCTTCGTGGGGCTCATGGGGAAGAGGGCGGCGGAggccgggcggccggcggggcgggggagcggcggccCGTCCGACCGGTGCTCCCCGGGACCccccgcggccggcggggccCCGCCGCGGGCGGCGTGA